In a genomic window of Sphingomonas koreensis:
- a CDS encoding polysaccharide biosynthesis protein, translating to MTITLENRSSSLIRASLIYLIDGVIAAVSLIAAISLRVGSLRAGQVLNEHLAAMPLFVVVALVTFAAMRLHRRVWRYTSTEEVFEVVKAATVAILAYVLLLILIGGAGWLPRSIPVIQWLVLVVLMGGVRMARRLAAEYLGGRFHPPASAANPEHPKRTALLFGSSDDIEQLLRQLEGEPNAAFRAVGILDETGAHTGARVRGVPVVGRPADLVSVVGSLTARDARPACLIFAGPVERLQRMAMVNIVAQAQSLDLEIAYRPGFIGFAPEPGASLDFRFLNVADLLGRPQAVLDDRAVADMIGGRRILVTGAGGTIGRELARQIAEHGPARLILLDANEFNLYDADLEMRESHPQVSCTPVLCSIRQRRQLMQVFAEHRPELVFHAAALKHVPLVEMHPAAGVQTNVLGTRNVADAARFYGALAMVQVSTDKAVNPVGFMGVTKRLGEFYCQALDLAGSDDPGAPRFITVRFGNVLGSSGSLIPLFQRQLSRGGPLTVTHPEIERFFMTVHEAVQLILQSASRGLRDGMRHGRIFVLDMGEPIRVIDIARRMIRLAGLDPEIDVGIDIIGLRPGEKLYEELFDAEESRLPSSIPGVFEAEPRPIPLRTLNKTFDALERASDEADDAACVAIATGLLDRRRAPVADIAVVGARRPAIMAQAG from the coding sequence ATGACCATTACTCTCGAAAACCGATCCTCATCGCTGATCCGCGCGTCGCTCATCTATCTGATCGACGGCGTGATCGCGGCGGTTTCGCTGATTGCCGCGATCAGTCTGCGGGTCGGTTCGCTGCGCGCGGGACAGGTGCTGAACGAGCATCTCGCCGCGATGCCGCTGTTCGTCGTCGTCGCGCTGGTCACCTTCGCCGCGATGCGGCTGCATCGGCGGGTCTGGCGCTATACCTCGACCGAAGAGGTCTTCGAGGTCGTCAAGGCCGCGACCGTGGCGATCCTTGCCTATGTCCTGCTCCTGATCCTGATCGGCGGCGCGGGCTGGCTGCCGCGATCGATCCCGGTGATCCAGTGGCTGGTGCTGGTCGTACTGATGGGCGGCGTCCGCATGGCGCGACGCCTCGCTGCCGAATATCTGGGCGGGCGCTTCCATCCGCCCGCATCGGCGGCGAACCCGGAGCATCCCAAGCGCACCGCGCTGCTCTTCGGATCGAGCGACGATATCGAGCAGCTCCTTCGGCAGCTCGAGGGTGAGCCCAATGCAGCGTTCCGCGCGGTCGGAATCCTCGACGAAACCGGTGCGCATACCGGGGCCCGGGTACGCGGCGTGCCGGTGGTCGGGCGGCCTGCTGACCTCGTGAGCGTGGTCGGCAGTCTCACGGCCAGGGATGCGCGTCCGGCCTGCCTGATCTTCGCAGGTCCGGTCGAGCGGCTTCAGCGGATGGCGATGGTCAATATCGTCGCGCAGGCGCAAAGCCTCGATCTCGAGATCGCCTACCGTCCGGGATTCATCGGCTTCGCGCCCGAGCCAGGTGCCAGCCTCGACTTCCGTTTCCTCAATGTCGCGGACCTTCTTGGGCGGCCTCAGGCCGTGCTCGACGATCGTGCGGTCGCTGACATGATCGGTGGACGCCGTATCCTGGTCACCGGTGCCGGCGGCACGATCGGACGCGAGCTCGCGCGCCAGATCGCCGAACATGGTCCTGCCCGGCTCATTCTGCTCGATGCGAACGAGTTCAACCTCTACGACGCCGACCTCGAGATGCGCGAGAGCCATCCGCAGGTGTCGTGCACGCCGGTATTGTGTTCGATCCGCCAGCGCCGCCAATTGATGCAGGTGTTCGCCGAGCATCGCCCGGAGCTGGTCTTTCACGCTGCGGCACTGAAGCATGTTCCACTGGTCGAGATGCACCCGGCAGCCGGCGTCCAGACCAATGTGCTGGGCACGCGCAACGTGGCGGATGCGGCGCGGTTCTACGGCGCCCTTGCGATGGTGCAGGTCTCGACGGACAAGGCGGTCAACCCGGTCGGTTTCATGGGCGTGACCAAGCGGCTGGGCGAGTTCTACTGTCAGGCGCTCGATCTGGCCGGCAGTGATGATCCCGGAGCGCCGCGGTTCATCACCGTGCGGTTCGGCAATGTGCTGGGGTCGAGTGGGTCACTCATCCCTTTGTTCCAGCGTCAGCTGAGCCGGGGCGGGCCGCTCACGGTCACCCATCCGGAAATCGAACGCTTCTTCATGACGGTGCACGAGGCCGTACAGTTGATCTTGCAGAGCGCCTCGCGCGGACTGCGTGACGGGATGCGGCACGGACGGATCTTCGTGCTCGACATGGGAGAGCCGATCCGCGTGATCGACATCGCGCGCCGCATGATCCGGCTCGCCGGTCTCGATCCCGAGATTGATGTCGGGATCGATATCATCGGGCTGCGGCCGGGTGAGAAACTCTACGAGGAGCTGTTCGATGCCGAGGAGTCGCGTTTGCCGTCGTCGATCCCGGGTGTGTTCGAGGCGGAGCCGCGGCCGATCCCGCTGCGGACACTGAACAAGACATTCGATGCGCTTGAACGGGCGAGCGACGAGGCA